Below is a window of Cupriavidus sp. MP-37 DNA.
AGCTTGAGCACCGAAAAACCGATCTCCGGGCGCATCAGGTCCACCAGGCAGGTGTGGAACAGACCGACTCGCATTGTTGACTTCTCCCAGACCCTGAAACCCCGCAATTATGCGCGCTTGGCGCCGCGGGTGGCGCACAAAGCGTTCATCGGGGCCATGAATGCGGTGCCATGCACGGCACTCGGGGTGCGACATCACGGGCGGTTTCTTACCGTAATGTCATTTCACCTATTGAAATTTTCACGATGCGAGATAGAATCAGGCAGACGCTTAAAAATGCCGCAAGGCAACATTTCTACTTTTCCCAACCATGTCCGACGCAGACAAGTCACCCGGCAAGACGTCCATCCAGGTCATCGAGCGCATGATGACCCTGCTCGACGCCCTCGCCCAGCATGCCGACCCGGTCAGCCTGAAAGAGCTGTCGCTGGCCACCGGCCTGCATCCTTCCACCGCGCACCGCATCCTCAACGATATGGTCGCCTGCCGCTTTGTCGACCGCTCCGATCCGGGCAGCTACCGGCTCGGCATGCGGCTGCTGGAGCTGGGCAACCTGGTCAAGGCGCGCCTGTCGGTGCGCGACGCGGCGCTGGCGCCGATGCGCGCGCTGCACCGCGTCACCGGCCAGACCGTCAACCTGTCGGTGCGCCAGGGCGACGAGATCGTCTATATCGAGCGCGCGTACAGCGAGCGCTCGGGCATGCAGGTGGTGCGCGCCATCGGCGGCCGCGCCCCGCTGCACCTGACCTCGGTGGGCAAGCTGTTCCTGGCGGCCGACGAGTCGGCGCGCGTGCGCAACTACGCCACCCGCACCGGGCTGGCCGGCCACACCCGCACCTCGATCACCGACCTGGCCAAGCTGGAGCGTGAACTCAACTGGGTCCGCACCAACGGCTACGCCCGCGACAACGAAGAGCTGGAGCTCGGGGTGCGCTGCATCGCCGCCGGCATCTATGACGACTCACGCCGGCTGGTGGCGGGCCTGTCGTTGTCGGCACCGGCGGACCGGCTCCAGGACAGCTGGCTGCAGAACCTGAAGGACACCGCCCTGCAGATCTCGCGCGGCATGGGCTATGTGACCGAAGCCGCCGCCTGAGGCCCACCGCGCCATTTGCCGCCAACGCGCGGGCTGCCGGCAAGGCAGTCCGCGCGTTTTGCCTTCGGGGGAATGGCATCTTGATGTCAGGGTTTACCCGTTGTTTTCAGATAACCAGCAAACCTTATAATCGACGGCCATGCGAACCCGCACCGTCACCCTTACCGAACAGGTCACGCGCCAGCTGCGCGCCGAGATCGAAAGCGGCACCTACCCCGTCGGCAGCCGCCTGCCGACCGGCCGGCAGCTGGCCGAGCAATACGGCGTCAGCGCCGCCGTGATCCGCGAAGTCACCGAGCACCTGCGCTCGCAGGGCTTTGTCGAATCGCGCCAGGGGGTCGGCTGCACGGTGCGCTCGCGCACCGGCGCAGCCGGCTTCCAGCTGCCGCGCGAGCCCGAACTCGGCGCCGGCGAGCTGGCCGACCTGTACGACCTGCGCATCGACCTGGAAGGCGCCGCCGCGGAACTGGCCGCGGTGCGCCGCACCGATGACGACGTGGCCGCGCTGACGGCGCTGCTGCAGCGCCTGCAGGCGCGGCTCTACGATCCGCAGCCGGCCGCCGACCTCGACGCAGCTTTCCATATCGGCATCGCCGCCGCCACGCACAACCCGTACTACCGCCAGCTGCTGCAGTACCTGAACCTGCAGCTGCACCAGGCCGTCGCCACCGCGCGTGCCAATACGCTGCGCCAGCCAGGGCTGGCCGAGACCGTGCAGGCCGAACACGAGGCCATCGTCGCGGCGATCCGCCGCGGCGATGCCGGCGCGGCGCGTGCGGCCGCGGTGGCGCACCTGCAGAACGCCGCGCGCCGCCTCGGGCTGACGCTGCGCGCGCGCGCCGGCACAACCACGGCGGCGCGCGCTGCCACGCCCGCATCCCTTTCCTGAGACCACACCACCATCATGCAAAACGGATCCTTTGCCCAGCGGCTCACCGAAGCGCTCGGCCCCGACACCGCGCTGACCCATCCCGACGATATCGCGCCGTGGCTGTCCGACTGGCGCGGCATTTACCGCGGCCAGGCACAGGCGGTGCTGCGGCCCCGTAGCGTCGACGAGGTGTCGCGCGCGCTGGCGCTGTGCCAGCAGGCTGCGGTGCCGGTGGTGCCGCGCGGCGGCAATACCGGCCTGTGCGGCGGCGCCACGCCCGATGCGCGCGCGCAGAACGTGGTGCTGAGCCTGGACCGCATGAACGCGGTGCGCTCGCTCGACACCATCGCCAACACCATGGTGGCCGAGGCCGGCTGCATCCTGGGCAACCTGCGCCGCGCCGCGCAGGACGCCAACCGCTTGCTGCCGCTGTCGCTGGCCGCCGAGGATTCGTGCCAGATCGGCGGCAACCTGGCCACCAATGCCGGCGGCGTCAACGTGGTGCGCTATGGCATGACGCGCGAGCTGGTGCTGGGGGTCGAGGCCGTGCTGCCGAACGGCGAGGTCTTCCACGGGCTGCGCACGCTGCGCAAGGACAATACCGGCTACGACCTGAAGCAGCTGCTGATCGGCTCCGAAGGCACGCTCGGCGTGATCACAGCGGCGGCGCTGCGCCTGTTCCCGCGCACCGATACGCGCAGCGTGGTGCTGGCGGCGGTGGCCTCGCCCGCGCAGTCGCTGGCGCTCTATGAGTTGCTGTTCGAGCAATGCGGCGCACGCCTGCAGGCCTTCGAGTTCTTTACCGGCGATTGCCTGGACCTGGTGCTGACGCACGCGGAAGGCGTGCAGGAACCGTTCGCGCAGCGCTACCCGGCCTATGTGCTGGTGGAGCTGGCCGACACCACCGATGAGGCGGCGCTGAACGCGCTGCTGGAACGCGTCATCGGCGAGGCACTGGAACGTGAGCTGTGCCTCGATGCCGCGGTCTCGGCTTCGCTGGCGCAACTGCAGGCGCTGTGGAAGCTGCGCGAGGAGATCTCCGAAGCGCAGCGCGCCGATGGCCCGCACCTCAAGCACGACGTGTCGCTGCCGATCGAGCAGATCCCGGCCTTCATGGCGTCGATGCAAGCCCGGCTGCGTGCGCTCGATGGCGCGATCCGGCCCTTTGTGTTCGGGCACTTCGGCGACGGCAACCTGCACTACAACCTGTCGCGCCCGGCCGGCGCCCCCAAGGACTGGGCCGCCACGCACGGCGAAGCCGTGACCGATGCGGTGCTGGACGAGGTGATGCGTTACGGCGGCAGCATCAGCGCCGAGCATGGCATCGGCCAGCTCAAGCGCCATGCCTTCCTGGCGGTGAAGGATCCGCTGGAATTGCGCCTGATGCGCGAGATCAAGGCGGTGTTCGACCCCGCCGGCATCATGAACCCCGGCAAGCTGCTCTGACGGCTGCCGCGATCAAAGCAAAACGCGCCGCAATGCGGCGCGTTTTTTTCCGGTCGGACGTGCAGGACTCAGATGCCGCGCGATTGCTGCGAGGCCAGCACCGCATGGGCGCTGCCCGGACCCTGCGTCAGGTTCGGCGAGGACGGGAAGCCGCGCTGCGGCGACGACGGCGAATGCTCGAGCCAGTCCTTGACCCGGTTGGCATCGGCAAAGCGCGACAGCTTGCCGGCCGAATCCAGGAACACCATCACCACGTTGCGGCCGTGCACACGGGCCTGCATCACCAGGCACTGGCCGGCCTCGGAGATAAAGCCGGTCTTCTGCAGGCCGATCTCCCAGTTGCCGCCGCGCACCAGGCGGTTGGTGCTGACGTAATGCTGGGTGCGGCCCAGCACGTTGACTTCATGCTCGGTCTGGGTCGAGTACTCGCGGATGATCGGGTTGCGGTACGCGGCATTGACCATGCGCACCAGGTCGGTCGCGCTCGACACGTTACTGCTCGACAGGCCGCTGGAATCGACGAAATGGCTGTCATTCATGCCAAGCTCGCGCGCCTTGCGGTTCATGGCCTGGACAAAGGCCGGCAGGCCGCCCGGATAGTGCCGGCCCAGCGCCGAAGCGGCGCGGTTCTCGGACGACATCAAGGCCAGCAGCAGCAGTTCCTGGCGCGTCAGCTGCGTGCCGAAGCGCAGGCGCGAGCTGCTGTGCTTCTCGGTATCGCGGTCTTCCTCGGTGATGGTCAGCACCTCATCCATCGGCAGGCGCGAGTCCATCACCACCAGCGCGGTCATCAGCTTGGTGATCGAAGCAATCGGCAGCACGGCGCTGGCATTCTTCTGGAACAGTACCTCGTTGGAGTTCTGGTCCATCACCAGGGCCACGCTGGAGCGCAAGGCCAGGGCATCGTCGGTGTCGCGCAGGCCCATGGCCTCGCCCAGCGAGGGCTTGGACGGCGTAAACGCCGCCCGCACAGGGGCCGCGCGCTGCGCCACCACGACGTGGCGCTTGCCCTTCTTCAGCACCACCACCTTGCGCGCCGATCGTGCTTCGCTCTTGGCAACCTTGGCGTTGCGCGAACTTTTGGCAACTGGCCTGGCCGCAGTCTTTTTCTCGGCTTTAGCGGATTGGGCCTGCTTTTTGGTTGTTTTTTGCGTGGATGCGGCCTTGGTGGCCGCTTCGGCCACGGGCACCGCGACCATCGACACCGACACCAGTACCGCGGCGGCGACGGCGGACAAGGGTGTGGAGCCGAAGAATCTGGAGAAAATGGAATCAGACCGGAACATGATTCGTTCAGCGCATAGGAATGGCGCTAGTGTAGGAAAGAAAGAAATTGTTAGCAAGATTAAAGACTTACAGACGCTCCTTAAAGTTCGATTCACATACATTTCCACATTACGAAAAAAGTTCGTGATGCATCACGTCTGTGATCGAACACCGGCAGGCTTGACCCAAGCGCAGTCCGGTTCACCCTTGCTACCCCTTCGCAGCGACGAAGCCAATACGCACAGCCGTTGCCAGTTATCGGCCTCCATCGTTACATGTTGAAACAAATTTCACTATGAGAGAAAACGCGCAAACCCGCTGACCGGCTCCCGTTCCGTGGTGAGGCGGTTTGCGATGGCCTCCGGATCGGCGAAACCCAGCGACATGCCGCACACCACCATTTCTTCCGGTGGCAGCCGCAGGTGGCTGGCGATGATCTTGTGGAACTGCGCGAACGCCGCCTGCGGGCAGGTATCGAGCCCGCGTGCCCGGGCGGCGACCATGATGCTCTGCAGGAACATGCCGTAGTCGAGCCAGCTGCCCTGCTCCATGATGCGGTCGATGGTGAAGATGATGCCCACCGGCGCATCGAAGAAACGGAAGTTGCGCGCGTGCTGCTCATGCATGCGCGCCTTGTCCTCGCGGCTGATCTCGAGCAGCCCGTACAGGTCCCAGCCCACCTTGCGGCGCCGCGACAGATAGGGGTCGGCCCATTCGCGCGGATAGTACGGATACTCTTCCCGGTACTTGCTGTCGCGCTCGGGATCTTCATAGGCGGCCAGCACGTCGGCGCACAGCTTCGCCTTGGCTTCGCCCGACAGCACGTAGACGCGCCACGGCTGCGTATTGGTGCCGGACGGCGCCCGGCTGGCCACCGCCAGGATCTCTTCGACGGTGCTGCGCGGCACGGGCGTATCGAGAAAGGCCCGCACCGATCGCCGCGTCAGGATCGCGCGATCCACGCAGTCCACGGCCTCCTGCGAGCCGAGTTGCTTCTCGTGGGACATCTTGTTCATCTCCTGTTGCCCCGTCCTATTCCGGTGCGCCCGTCATCGCACCTGTCACCGCGCCCGCCGCCGCCAACGACAGCAGCGCTTCGCGCAACGCGCCCGGCAACGGTACCGGCCGGCGTGTCGCGCGATCGACATAGACGTGGATGAAATGCCCTTGCGCGGCAGCGACCTCGTTGTCGCCGCTGAACAGGCCGACCTCATAGCGCACGCTCGACGTGCCCAGCCTGGCTACGCGTAAACCCGCTACCACGGTCTCGGGAAAGCTGAGCGACGAGAAGTAGTTGCACTGGGTCTCGATCACCAGCCCGATGGTGTCGCCCGACGTGACATCGAGCACGCCCTGCCGGATCAGGTAGGTATTCACCACGGTGTCAAAATAACTGTAGTAGACAACGTTGTTAACGTGGCCATAGACATCGTTGTCCATCCAACGCGTAGTGATCGGTTGGAAATACGGATAGGCACTGCGCGATTCGGCTTGGGGTTTCATGGGGCGAGAAGAAGACAGGGCGCGAGACAGGACGCGAGACAGTACGAAATACGAATATTCTGAACCAGCGGCCGACGCGATACGAACGCACGGCGCCTAGCGGCGGATGACAAGCGCAACACCGAGCGCGGCCAGCACCATGCCGGCGGCCGCCAGCGGTGGGAAGCGCTCGCCGAACAGCAGCCAGGCCATCACCGCGGTAGTGGGCGGGGTCAGGTACATCAGGCTCGACACCTTGGTAGCCGCGCCCTGCCGGATCAGCAGGAACAGCAGCGAGATCGCGCCGATCGACAACGCCACCACCGACCACGCCAGCGCGCCGAGCATCGCGGCAGTCCACTGCACCTCCCGCGTCTCGAACAGGAACATGAACGGCACGCAGGCGAGCGCCGCCGCGGCGAACTGGATCACCGATCCCATGCGCAGGTCGAACACCGGGCAGAAATGCCGCTGGTAGACCGTGCCCACCGTGATGCTGAACAACGCGCCGCCGGCCAGGGCCAGGCTGGCCGGCGTCAGCCCGCTGGTGCCCAGCTTGTTCGCCACCACCAGCGCCACGCCGGCGATGCCAAGCAGCAGGCCCAGCCACTGGCGCGCGCCGATGCGCTCGCCCATGCGGGTGGCGATCAGCGCGGTCAGGATCGGCTGCATGCCGACGATCAGCGCCGATACGCCTGCCGGCATGCCGAGCTTGATCGCCGCCCAGACGCCGCCGAGATAACCGGCCTGCAGCAGCAGCCCGGCCACGGCAATATGCCCGACCGCGCGCCAGTCGGTGGCGGTCGTGCCCGTCACGCGCGGCAACGGCACGCGCGCCAGCAGCACGAACGGCACCATCAGCACCAGCACGCCGGCAAAGCGCAGGAACAGGAAGGTCATCGGCTCCGCATACGGCATGCCGTATTTGGCGACGATAAAGCCGGTGCTCCAGATCAGCACGAACAGCCACGGCATCGACGCCAACCACAGCGCGGCGCGCGGGCTGGCCGCGCCGCTGCGGCCTGACTCGATCACCTCGCTCATGATGCAAGCCGCGCGGCAAGCTGCGCGTAGCGGGCGTGATATTGCGCGGCGAGCCGCACCGTCTGCGCATGGACGGCAACGGTGTCCTCGATCTGGTTGCCGTAGCCGCCGGCCATGGTCACCGCCACCGGCAGCCGGCGTGCCTGCGCCGCGTCGAACACCAAACGGTCGCGCTGTGCCAGGCCGGCCATGGTCAGTTTCAACCGCCCGAGCCGGTCGCCCTCGTGCGGGTCCGCGCCCGCGAGGTAAATCAGCAGGTCCGGCTCGAAGCGGCGGAACAGCGTGTCCAGCGCGGCCTGCAGCGCCTGCGCGTAGGCCTCGTCGTCGCAGCCATCCGGCAGGCCGACGTCGAGGTCGCTCGCTTCCTTGCGGAAGGGGTAATTCTTCTCGCCGTGCAGCGACAGCGTGAATACCGACGGATCGCCGTGCAGGATCGAGGCGGTGCCGTTGCCCTGATGCACGTCGAGGTCGATCACCGCCACCCGGCGCACCGCACCGTCGCGCTGCAGCACCCGCGCGGCGATCGCGGCATCGTTGAAGACGCAGAAGCCGCCGCCCTTGTCCGCATACGCGTGGTGCGTGCCGCCCGCCAGGTTCACGGCAATGCCTTCGCGCAGCGCGTTGCGGCAGGCCTCGATGGTGGCGCCCGCGGAACGGCGCGAGCGCTCCACCATCGCCTCTGACCACGGAAAGCCGATCTCGCGCTGGCGCGCCGCGTCGAGCGTACCGGCGGAGGCCGCCTCGACGTATTCCGCCGTGTGCGCCAGCAATAGCGCATCGTCGCCGGCGCGCGGCGCCTCAGCCAGGCGCAGCCCCGGCACCTGTGCCGACACCGCGTCGCGCAACATGCTGTACTTGCGCATCGGGAAGCGATGTCCGGGCGGCAGCGGCAGCACGAAGTGGTCGGCGTAGAAAGCGAGCATGGAAAAAGGCCTGGGCGATTCTGTTCACATCGTGTCGGGTTCCGGCCTCGGCCGGCCGTGCCGGCGCGGGCAGCCTGGCATGGTAGCACCCCTGCCCCGCCATTGCCGGCGAGCCTGGGAATGCCTATGGAGCCACTTTCCGCAGTTCCAACAATCCGGATTTTGTGCGACGCACAAAAATCTCCTTGACATTGATTTGGTCGCCCCTACAATACGGCTTGTTGCGGCGCACAAACGAATTGGCGCCCTGACCCTCACCCACGCGCCTGGGCTGGCCGAAGCGGGCAAAACACCGTCACGGTCCTGACATCTAGGCGGCTTAACTTGCTTGACCTTGAAGTTCACCACTGGAGACCAGCAATGATCCTCACCCCGGAACAAGTCGCAGCAGCACAAAAGGCTAACCTCGAAACGCTGTTCGGCCTGACCACCAAGGCGTTTGAAGGCGTCGAAAAGCTCGTCGAACTGAACCTGCAGGTCGTCAAGACCACCTTCGCTGAAAACGTCGACAACGCCAAGAAGGCGCTGTCGGCCAAGGATGCACAGGAACTGCTGGCCATCCAGGCCGCAGCCGTGCAACCGGTCGCCGAAAAGACCCTGGCTTACACCCGTCACCTGTACGAGATCGCTTCGGAAACCCAGAGCGAATTCGCCAAGGTCGCCGAGGCCCAGCTGGCCGAAGGCTCGAAGAACGTCCAGGCCCTGGTCGAAAACTTCGCCAAGAACGCCCCGGCCGGTTCGGAATCGACCGTGGCCATCGTGAAGTCGGCGATCTCCGCCGCCAACAACGCCTACGAGTCGGTGCAGAAGGCGACCAAGCAAGCGGTCGAAATCGCTGAAACCAACTTCCAGGCCGCTGCTTCGGCTGCCACCAAGGCTGCCCAGCAAGCCAGCGCCACCGCCCGCACGGCCACGGCGAAGAAGGCCGCTGCTGCCTGATACCCTGACAGCCAGCATTGAAAACGGACCGGCTACGGCCGGTCCGTTGGCAAAGCCCATCGCCATGCGTTGCAGTGGGTTTTGCCAACGATGAAGGGAGTGCCATGACCGACCGACCGGCCCGGCGCTGCCTTGTCTGCCGATGTCTCCTCGGTACCGCGGTCTCCTTGTCCAAAGGTATCGTTAAACCCGACCTCTACCGGTCGGGTTTTTTTTGGACGCTGCACCGGCCCGCCTTCCCCTGCCAATTTTCCACTGCAAGCAGCCGGACATCGACGCAGATGAGTCATGGCGGTTAATTGCGAAACCAGCCAAAAACAAAGCCCGCCATCAAGGCGGGCGTTGTCATGACAGCGGGCAGCGCCTCAACGCTTGCGCGGCGGCGGCACGTCGGTACACGTGCCTTCGTAGATCTCGGCCGCCATGCCGATCGACTCGCCCAGCGTCGGGTGCGGATGGATGGTCTTGCCGATATCGACCGCGTCGGCGCCCATCTCGATCGCCAGGCACACTTCGCTGATCAGGTCGCCGGCATGCGTGCCAACGATGCCGCCGCCGATCACGCGATGCGTTTCCTCGTCGAAGATCAGCTTGGTGAAGCCCTCGTCGCGACCGTTGGCGATGGCGCGGCCCGAAGCCGCCCACGGGAACACGCCCTTGCTGTACTTGATGCCCTGCGCCTTGCACTCGTCCTCGGTCAGGCCGGCCCAGGCCACTTCCGGATCGGTAAAGGCCACCGACGGAATCTGCTTGGCGTCGAAGAAGGCCTTCTCGCCATGCGCGGCCTCGGCGGCGACGTGGGCTTCGTGCACGGCCTTGTGCGCCAGCATCGGCTGGCCGACGATATCGCCGATCGCGTAGATGTGCGGCACGTTGGTGCGCATCTGCTTGTCGACGTCGATAAAGCCGCGCTCGCTCACGGCAACGCCGGCCTTCTCGGCGCTGATGCGCTTGCCGTTGGGCGAGCGGCCCACCGACACCAGCACCAGGTCATAGCGCTGCGCCTCGGCCGGCGCCTGCTCGCCCTCGAACCTGACGTAGATGCCGTCCGGCTTGGCTTCCACCGCGACCGTCTTGGTGTTCAGCATCACCTTGCCGAAGCGGTCCTTGTTCTTCTTTTCCCAGACCTTGACCAGGTCGCGGTCGGCGCCGTTCATCAGCCCCGGCAGCATTTCGACGATATCGATGTCGGCGCCCAGCGTGCTGTACACCGTCGCCATTTCCAGGCCGATGATGCCGCCACCGATCACCAGCATCTTGTTGGGCACTTCCGGCAGCTCGAGCGCGCCGGTCGAGTCGACAATGCGCGGGTCTTCCGGAATGAAGGGCAGCTTCACCGCCTGGCTGCCGGCGGCGATGATGGCTTTCTCGAAGCGGATCACGGTCTTCTTGCCGGTGGTCTGCTTGCCTTCGCCTTCGGTCAGTTCCACTTCCAGGTGATGCGGGTCGAGGAAATTGCCGACGCCGCGCACTACCTGCACCTTGCGCGCCTTGGCCATGCCGGCCAGGCCGCCGGTCAGCTTGCCAACCACCTGGTTCTTGTAGTGGCGCAGGCCGTCCAGGTCGATCTTGGCTTCGCCGAACAGGATGCCGTGGGCCGCCAGCGCCTTGGCTTCGTCGATCACCGCGGCGTTGTGCAGCAGCGCCTTGGACGGGATGCAGCCGACGTTCAGGCAGACCCCGCCGAGGGTGCCGTAACGCTCCACCAGCACGGTATTCATGCCCAGGTCGGCGGCGCGGAAGGCGGCCGAGTAGCCGCCGGGACCGGCGCCCAGCACCAGCATCTCGCACTGGATATCGGCGCCGCCCGCATGGCTGGCGGCGGCGGGAGCCGGCGCCGCAGCCGGGGCCGGCGCAGCGGCCTGCGCGGGCGCCGGGGCCGGTGCGGGGGCAGGCGCGGCGGCGGCGCCAGCCTGCGCCTCGATGGTGCAGATCACGGCGCCCTGGCCCACCTTGTCGCCGACCTTGACCTTGACCTCGACCACCTTGCCGGCGGCCGACGACGGCACATCCATGCTGGCCTTGTCGGATTCCAGCACGATCAGGGACTGTTCCACCTCGACCGTGTCGCCGGCCTTGACCAGCACCTCGATCACTTCCACCGCGTCGAAATCGCCGATATCCGGCACCTTGACTTCGATCACACTCATATTTGCTCCTCTATGCGCGCCCGCCTCTCGGCTTCAGGGCGCGCCG
It encodes the following:
- a CDS encoding IclR family transcriptional regulator, with amino-acid sequence MSDADKSPGKTSIQVIERMMTLLDALAQHADPVSLKELSLATGLHPSTAHRILNDMVACRFVDRSDPGSYRLGMRLLELGNLVKARLSVRDAALAPMRALHRVTGQTVNLSVRQGDEIVYIERAYSERSGMQVVRAIGGRAPLHLTSVGKLFLAADESARVRNYATRTGLAGHTRTSITDLAKLERELNWVRTNGYARDNEELELGVRCIAAGIYDDSRRLVAGLSLSAPADRLQDSWLQNLKDTALQISRGMGYVTEAAA
- a CDS encoding FadR/GntR family transcriptional regulator, whose amino-acid sequence is MRTRTVTLTEQVTRQLRAEIESGTYPVGSRLPTGRQLAEQYGVSAAVIREVTEHLRSQGFVESRQGVGCTVRSRTGAAGFQLPREPELGAGELADLYDLRIDLEGAAAELAAVRRTDDDVAALTALLQRLQARLYDPQPAADLDAAFHIGIAAATHNPYYRQLLQYLNLQLHQAVATARANTLRQPGLAETVQAEHEAIVAAIRRGDAGAARAAAVAHLQNAARRLGLTLRARAGTTTAARAATPASLS
- a CDS encoding FAD-binding oxidoreductase; amino-acid sequence: MQNGSFAQRLTEALGPDTALTHPDDIAPWLSDWRGIYRGQAQAVLRPRSVDEVSRALALCQQAAVPVVPRGGNTGLCGGATPDARAQNVVLSLDRMNAVRSLDTIANTMVAEAGCILGNLRRAAQDANRLLPLSLAAEDSCQIGGNLATNAGGVNVVRYGMTRELVLGVEAVLPNGEVFHGLRTLRKDNTGYDLKQLLIGSEGTLGVITAAALRLFPRTDTRSVVLAAVASPAQSLALYELLFEQCGARLQAFEFFTGDCLDLVLTHAEGVQEPFAQRYPAYVLVELADTTDEAALNALLERVIGEALERELCLDAAVSASLAQLQALWKLREEISEAQRADGPHLKHDVSLPIEQIPAFMASMQARLRALDGAIRPFVFGHFGDGNLHYNLSRPAGAPKDWAATHGEAVTDAVLDEVMRYGGSISAEHGIGQLKRHAFLAVKDPLELRLMREIKAVFDPAGIMNPGKLL
- the pbpG gene encoding D-alanyl-D-alanine endopeptidase — its product is MFRSDSIFSRFFGSTPLSAVAAAVLVSVSMVAVPVAEAATKAASTQKTTKKQAQSAKAEKKTAARPVAKSSRNAKVAKSEARSARKVVVLKKGKRHVVVAQRAAPVRAAFTPSKPSLGEAMGLRDTDDALALRSSVALVMDQNSNEVLFQKNASAVLPIASITKLMTALVVMDSRLPMDEVLTITEEDRDTEKHSSSRLRFGTQLTRQELLLLALMSSENRAASALGRHYPGGLPAFVQAMNRKARELGMNDSHFVDSSGLSSSNVSSATDLVRMVNAAYRNPIIREYSTQTEHEVNVLGRTQHYVSTNRLVRGGNWEIGLQKTGFISEAGQCLVMQARVHGRNVVMVFLDSAGKLSRFADANRVKDWLEHSPSSPQRGFPSSPNLTQGPGSAHAVLASQQSRGI
- a CDS encoding nitroreductase; translated protein: MNKMSHEKQLGSQEAVDCVDRAILTRRSVRAFLDTPVPRSTVEEILAVASRAPSGTNTQPWRVYVLSGEAKAKLCADVLAAYEDPERDSKYREEYPYYPREWADPYLSRRRKVGWDLYGLLEISREDKARMHEQHARNFRFFDAPVGIIFTIDRIMEQGSWLDYGMFLQSIMVAARARGLDTCPQAAFAQFHKIIASHLRLPPEEMVVCGMSLGFADPEAIANRLTTEREPVSGFARFLS
- a CDS encoding thioesterase family protein, with amino-acid sequence MKPQAESRSAYPYFQPITTRWMDNDVYGHVNNVVYYSYFDTVVNTYLIRQGVLDVTSGDTIGLVIETQCNYFSSLSFPETVVAGLRVARLGTSSVRYEVGLFSGDNEVAAAQGHFIHVYVDRATRRPVPLPGALREALLSLAAAGAVTGAMTGAPE
- a CDS encoding DMT family transporter; protein product: MSEVIESGRSGAASPRAALWLASMPWLFVLIWSTGFIVAKYGMPYAEPMTFLFLRFAGVLVLMVPFVLLARVPLPRVTGTTATDWRAVGHIAVAGLLLQAGYLGGVWAAIKLGMPAGVSALIVGMQPILTALIATRMGERIGARQWLGLLLGIAGVALVVANKLGTSGLTPASLALAGGALFSITVGTVYQRHFCPVFDLRMGSVIQFAAAALACVPFMFLFETREVQWTAAMLGALAWSVVALSIGAISLLFLLIRQGAATKVSSLMYLTPPTTAVMAWLLFGERFPPLAAAGMVLAALGVALVIRR
- a CDS encoding histone deacetylase, whose protein sequence is MLAFYADHFVLPLPPGHRFPMRKYSMLRDAVSAQVPGLRLAEAPRAGDDALLLAHTAEYVEAASAGTLDAARQREIGFPWSEAMVERSRRSAGATIEACRNALREGIAVNLAGGTHHAYADKGGGFCVFNDAAIAARVLQRDGAVRRVAVIDLDVHQGNGTASILHGDPSVFTLSLHGEKNYPFRKEASDLDVGLPDGCDDEAYAQALQAALDTLFRRFEPDLLIYLAGADPHEGDRLGRLKLTMAGLAQRDRLVFDAAQARRLPVAVTMAGGYGNQIEDTVAVHAQTVRLAAQYHARYAQLAARLAS
- the phaP1 gene encoding TIGR01841 family phasin PhaP1, translating into MILTPEQVAAAQKANLETLFGLTTKAFEGVEKLVELNLQVVKTTFAENVDNAKKALSAKDAQELLAIQAAAVQPVAEKTLAYTRHLYEIASETQSEFAKVAEAQLAEGSKNVQALVENFAKNAPAGSESTVAIVKSAISAANNAYESVQKATKQAVEIAETNFQAAASAATKAAQQASATARTATAKKAAAA
- the lpdA gene encoding dihydrolipoyl dehydrogenase gives rise to the protein MSVIEVKVPDIGDFDAVEVIEVLVKAGDTVEVEQSLIVLESDKASMDVPSSAAGKVVEVKVKVGDKVGQGAVICTIEAQAGAAAAPAPAPAPAPAQAAAPAPAAAPAPAAASHAGGADIQCEMLVLGAGPGGYSAAFRAADLGMNTVLVERYGTLGGVCLNVGCIPSKALLHNAAVIDEAKALAAHGILFGEAKIDLDGLRHYKNQVVGKLTGGLAGMAKARKVQVVRGVGNFLDPHHLEVELTEGEGKQTTGKKTVIRFEKAIIAAGSQAVKLPFIPEDPRIVDSTGALELPEVPNKMLVIGGGIIGLEMATVYSTLGADIDIVEMLPGLMNGADRDLVKVWEKKNKDRFGKVMLNTKTVAVEAKPDGIYVRFEGEQAPAEAQRYDLVLVSVGRSPNGKRISAEKAGVAVSERGFIDVDKQMRTNVPHIYAIGDIVGQPMLAHKAVHEAHVAAEAAHGEKAFFDAKQIPSVAFTDPEVAWAGLTEDECKAQGIKYSKGVFPWAASGRAIANGRDEGFTKLIFDEETHRVIGGGIVGTHAGDLISEVCLAIEMGADAVDIGKTIHPHPTLGESIGMAAEIYEGTCTDVPPPRKR